In Aciduliprofundum sp. MAR08-339, a single window of DNA contains:
- a CDS encoding RtcB family protein: MWNGPLKKLDSFRWEIPKDYKPGMNVPGIIFASQHMIEQIKKDNAPEQVANVATLPGIIKASMAMPDIHWGYGFPIGGVAAFDAEEGIISPGGVGYDINCGVRLLRTDLEEKDVRPKLKELVDTIFVNVPSGVGEKGKLRLTFQELNKVLDYGAKWAVENGYGWSEDLDRLEEGGSIKYADHTKVSEKAKKRGAPQLGTLGAGNHFLEVQMVDKIYIPDIAKKFGITHEGQIMVMIHTGSRGLGHQVASDYIRVMEGASRKYGIKLADSQLACAPVKSKEAEDYFAAMSAAANFGFTNRQLIMHWVRESFGKVFGEDPEDLGMHLVYGVAHNIAKLEEHTVDGKRVKVYVHRKGATRAFAAGRPELTDVYRDVGQPVLIPGDMGTASYVLVGTQRAMEETFGSTCHGAGRVMSRHAALRRFRGEQVKRELWEKKRIYVRSASNRVAAEEAPGAYKNVDDVVKAVEGAGISRIVARMVPLGVVKG, translated from the coding sequence ATGTGGAACGGTCCACTTAAAAAACTGGATTCTTTTAGATGGGAGATACCGAAGGACTATAAGCCGGGGATGAACGTGCCCGGTATAATATTTGCCTCCCAGCATATGATAGAGCAGATCAAAAAGGATAACGCCCCTGAGCAGGTTGCCAATGTGGCCACGCTTCCAGGAATAATAAAGGCTAGTATGGCTATGCCTGATATACACTGGGGCTATGGATTTCCAATAGGAGGCGTGGCGGCTTTTGATGCCGAGGAAGGCATAATATCCCCTGGTGGAGTGGGATATGATATAAACTGTGGAGTGCGACTTTTGAGAACGGATCTGGAGGAAAAGGATGTGCGTCCCAAGTTGAAGGAACTTGTGGATACAATATTTGTGAATGTTCCCTCTGGCGTGGGTGAGAAGGGCAAACTGCGGCTCACATTTCAGGAATTGAACAAGGTGTTGGATTATGGAGCAAAGTGGGCCGTGGAGAATGGATACGGATGGAGCGAGGACTTGGATCGCCTGGAAGAAGGGGGAAGCATAAAATATGCAGATCACACCAAGGTCAGTGAGAAGGCAAAAAAGAGAGGTGCGCCTCAGCTTGGCACTCTTGGTGCGGGAAACCATTTTCTGGAGGTGCAGATGGTTGATAAGATCTACATTCCAGATATAGCCAAAAAATTCGGAATAACCCATGAGGGACAGATAATGGTGATGATACACACAGGTTCCCGTGGGCTAGGGCATCAGGTTGCAAGTGACTACATTCGTGTCATGGAGGGTGCATCAAGAAAGTATGGGATAAAACTCGCAGATTCCCAGCTTGCATGCGCTCCTGTGAAGAGCAAGGAGGCAGAGGATTATTTTGCAGCCATGAGTGCGGCAGCCAATTTCGGTTTTACCAACAGGCAACTGATAATGCACTGGGTGCGTGAATCCTTTGGTAAGGTGTTCGGTGAGGATCCGGAGGACCTTGGAATGCATCTTGTTTACGGTGTGGCCCATAACATTGCGAAACTCGAGGAGCATACTGTTGACGGAAAGAGGGTAAAGGTTTATGTGCATCGCAAGGGGGCAACCAGAGCATTTGCAGCCGGCAGGCCTGAATTGACGGATGTCTACAGGGATGTGGGACAGCCCGTGCTGATTCCAGGAGATATGGGCACTGCCTCCTACGTGCTTGTGGGCACTCAGAGAGCCATGGAGGAGACCTTCGGCTCCACATGTCATGGTGCTGGAAGGGTTATGAGCAGACACGCTGCACTTCGCAGATTCCGTGGTGAACAGGTTAAAAGGGAACTGTGGGAGAAGAAACGCATATACGTGCGCAGTGCGAGCAACAGGGTGGCCGCCGAGGAGGCGCCGGGTGCTTACAAGAACGTGGACGATGTGGTAAAAGCAGTTGAAGGCGCCGGTATATCAAGAATCGTCGCAAGAATGGTACCCCTCGGCGTTGTTAAGGGATGA
- a CDS encoding gamma carbonic anhydrase family protein: MNVIRPRIHKSAYIAPTAVIIGDVEIAEGASVWDGAVLRGDVAPIKIGRNSNVQDNAVFHGDYGQPTIVGENVTIGHMAVVHAAKIGNNVIVGIHAVILNGAEIGDGSVIGAGAVVTPGTKIPPKSLVLGIPGKVVRQGDDVERMAVENGKIYQRIRDEHLSGKYARFIP; encoded by the coding sequence ATGAACGTGATAAGACCGAGAATTCATAAATCCGCGTACATTGCACCCACAGCTGTGATCATAGGAGATGTTGAGATTGCCGAAGGTGCCAGTGTCTGGGATGGTGCAGTTTTGCGAGGGGATGTGGCACCCATAAAGATCGGAAGGAACTCGAATGTGCAGGATAACGCCGTTTTTCATGGGGATTATGGGCAGCCAACTATTGTTGGAGAGAATGTGACTATAGGTCATATGGCAGTTGTGCATGCCGCCAAGATCGGGAACAACGTGATAGTTGGAATCCATGCAGTTATCCTGAACGGCGCGGAGATAGGCGATGGAAGTGTTATAGGGGCAGGTGCCGTTGTAACACCTGGAACAAAGATACCTCCAAAGAGCCTTGTACTTGGAATCCCTGGCAAGGTGGTCCGGCAGGGCGATGATGTGGAAAGGATGGCCGTTGAGAATGGGAAAATTTATCAGAGAATAAGGGACGAGCATTTAAGTGGAAAATACGCAAGGTTCATACCTTGA
- a CDS encoding GTP-binding protein: protein MDKRRKKLYFGDKCGVVDIEQRIKELEEEIKRTQYNKATEKHILRLKARIAYLRKELEERKKKQRAQTKKGVKKSGDAMVSLIGPPSVGKSMLFNLLTNAKSEVGDYAFTTLEVHPGILKYRGAEIQILDMPGLIEGASYGRGNGREILSIARNSDLIMLMVDIFTVEYLETVMRELHNFGIRINQKPPQITVKKKDRGGINIASTIPLSMDREDIAAILREFGYINADVLIKEDINPERLMDFLSGNRAYVPALLLVNKIDLADEKLIKEINEKLEKWKPLFISAKNGHGIEKLKERIFQESGLIRIYLKPQSGKVDYDAPLILKRESTIEDVCNALHRDFVRKFRYAMVWGRSVKFPGQHVGLDHKLEDEDVVRLVIRR, encoded by the coding sequence ATGGACAAGAGAAGAAAAAAATTATATTTTGGGGATAAATGCGGAGTTGTGGACATTGAGCAGAGAATCAAGGAACTCGAGGAGGAGATAAAGAGAACGCAGTACAACAAGGCAACGGAAAAGCACATACTGCGCCTCAAGGCGAGAATAGCTTATCTAAGGAAGGAACTGGAGGAGAGGAAGAAAAAGCAAAGGGCGCAAACAAAGAAGGGCGTGAAGAAGAGTGGAGATGCCATGGTCTCCCTAATCGGGCCACCAAGTGTTGGAAAGAGCATGCTTTTCAACCTACTTACCAATGCCAAGAGCGAGGTAGGTGATTATGCATTCACAACCCTGGAAGTGCACCCTGGAATTTTAAAGTACAGGGGTGCTGAAATTCAAATTCTGGACATGCCCGGGCTCATAGAGGGGGCATCATACGGCCGCGGAAATGGAAGGGAAATACTGAGCATTGCCAGAAACTCGGATCTGATAATGCTTATGGTTGATATATTCACCGTGGAATACCTTGAAACTGTGATGAGAGAACTGCACAATTTCGGGATACGCATAAACCAAAAACCACCTCAAATAACCGTAAAGAAAAAGGACCGTGGGGGAATAAACATAGCATCCACGATACCCCTGAGCATGGATAGGGAGGATATTGCCGCAATCCTAAGGGAATTCGGGTACATAAATGCCGATGTGCTAATAAAGGAGGACATAAATCCGGAAAGGTTGATGGATTTTCTATCTGGAAACAGGGCCTATGTTCCGGCCCTACTCCTGGTGAACAAGATTGATCTGGCGGATGAAAAATTAATTAAAGAAATAAATGAGAAACTGGAAAAATGGAAACCTCTGTTCATATCGGCCAAAAATGGCCATGGAATTGAAAAATTGAAGGAGAGAATTTTTCAGGAATCTGGCCTGATTCGCATCTACCTCAAGCCCCAGAGTGGCAAGGTTGACTATGATGCACCACTGATACTCAAAAGGGAGAGCACAATTGAGGATGTGTGCAACGCGCTCCACAGAGATTTTGTCAGGAAGTTCAGATACGCCATGGTCTGGGGCCGTAGTGTGAAGTTCCCCGGACAGCATGTGGGATTGGACCACAAACTTGAGGACGAGGATGTTGTTCGCTTAGTCATCAGAAGATAA
- a CDS encoding IGHMBP2 family helicase has protein sequence MKFETVEDYISHFVRLINIEREEEMRRHWEEIKRLTGKKRERLGRAILNLRGKFIGRGLGGAYLVKFSRKDMPKNELMVGDVVIVSAGKVTPKNPQATVYEKGSRYIVLSFSKTPPKFVYGKNVRVDLYANDITFQRMLEAVNSIKREEYLRLRGIILGRANLEIHEEQVNFENTRLNEFQRRAVRRSIGSELFLIHGPPGTGKTTTLAEGIVQMVRRGFKVLATADSNVAVDNLVEKLAHKVNVVRIGHPARISKSIIEHTLDYIVSRDIEYRKAMELWERIDGMREEQSRYTKPTPQWRRGMGDDEIVYLANASRSYRGVPVEVMKGMAQWIKIQRRIDEYVKRAKKMEERAIIRVLDNADVICTTNSTAGGEMLRDLKFDFVVIDEATQAVEPSCLIPMLKGTRILMAGDHKQLPPTVMSYDAKALQLTLFERLIKIYPQASITLRIQYRMNEKIMEFPSNMFYRGLLEAHRTVKDRTIADVGIDPSRISEMRDICNPEEVIIFVDLETEEEQRRGSTSYQNPGEARCVTRIVNCLLKIGLKEKHIGIITPYDDQVDLLKSIIPNEDLEIKSVDGFQGREKEVIVISFVRANDRGELGFLTDLRRLNVAITRAKRKLIIVGNSKTLRAHPVYDSLIDYIEHRGKVLKMKDDC, from the coding sequence TTGAAATTTGAAACTGTGGAGGATTACATTTCCCATTTTGTAAGGCTCATAAATATAGAAAGGGAAGAGGAGATGCGCCGCCACTGGGAGGAGATAAAGAGGCTCACAGGAAAGAAGAGGGAGAGACTCGGCAGGGCTATTCTGAACCTCCGTGGCAAGTTCATTGGCAGGGGGCTTGGTGGTGCGTATCTTGTAAAATTTTCACGCAAGGACATGCCCAAGAACGAGCTCATGGTTGGTGATGTGGTCATAGTCAGCGCAGGCAAGGTCACTCCAAAGAATCCCCAGGCCACCGTTTACGAAAAGGGCTCCCGCTACATAGTGCTCTCTTTTTCAAAAACTCCACCCAAATTCGTTTACGGAAAAAATGTTAGGGTGGACCTCTACGCCAACGATATAACCTTCCAGAGAATGCTTGAGGCTGTAAATTCCATCAAAAGGGAAGAGTATCTTCGCCTTCGTGGGATTATTCTTGGAAGGGCCAATTTGGAGATACATGAGGAGCAGGTCAATTTTGAAAATACTCGCCTAAACGAGTTTCAACGCAGGGCCGTGAGAAGATCCATAGGCTCTGAACTATTTCTGATCCATGGACCACCTGGAACTGGAAAAACCACCACTCTGGCCGAAGGAATTGTGCAAATGGTCAGGCGTGGCTTCAAGGTCCTAGCGACTGCAGATTCAAACGTGGCTGTGGACAATCTCGTGGAAAAACTTGCCCACAAGGTGAATGTGGTACGCATCGGACATCCTGCAAGGATAAGCAAAAGCATAATAGAGCACACGCTGGATTACATCGTATCAAGGGACATTGAGTACAGAAAGGCCATGGAACTCTGGGAGAGGATAGATGGAATGAGGGAGGAGCAGAGCAGGTACACAAAGCCCACGCCCCAGTGGCGCAGGGGAATGGGAGATGACGAAATCGTGTACCTTGCCAATGCATCAAGAAGTTACAGGGGTGTGCCTGTTGAGGTAATGAAGGGTATGGCCCAGTGGATCAAGATTCAGAGAAGGATAGATGAGTACGTAAAAAGGGCAAAGAAAATGGAGGAGCGGGCAATAATCAGGGTTCTTGATAATGCGGACGTGATATGCACAACAAATTCCACGGCGGGAGGTGAGATGCTGAGAGATTTGAAATTTGATTTTGTGGTTATAGACGAGGCAACCCAGGCCGTTGAACCTTCCTGCCTCATCCCCATGCTCAAGGGCACAAGAATATTAATGGCGGGAGACCACAAGCAACTGCCACCCACAGTAATGAGCTATGACGCAAAGGCTCTGCAACTCACCCTGTTTGAGAGGCTCATAAAGATATACCCCCAGGCATCCATAACCCTGCGCATCCAGTACAGGATGAACGAGAAAATAATGGAGTTCCCTTCCAATATGTTTTACAGGGGCCTGCTTGAAGCGCATAGAACTGTGAAAGACAGAACAATCGCGGATGTGGGTATTGACCCATCCAGAATAAGTGAGATGCGGGATATATGCAACCCCGAAGAGGTGATCATCTTTGTGGATCTGGAGACTGAGGAGGAGCAGAGAAGGGGCTCAACTTCCTATCAGAACCCAGGTGAGGCAAGGTGTGTCACGAGAATTGTGAACTGCCTTCTGAAAATCGGGCTGAAAGAAAAACACATAGGAATCATAACCCCCTACGACGATCAGGTTGATCTGCTGAAATCCATTATCCCAAATGAAGATTTGGAGATAAAATCCGTTGACGGTTTTCAGGGTAGGGAGAAGGAGGTTATTGTCATATCCTTCGTGAGGGCAAACGACCGGGGAGAACTCGGATTTCTGACAGATTTGAGAAGATTGAACGTTGCGATCACCCGGGCAAAGAGAAAACTAATAATAGTTGGAAACTCCAAAACCCTGAGAGCACATCCGGTATATGACTCCTTAATAGATTACATCGAGCATAGGGGAAAGGTTTTAAAGATGAAAGACGATTGCTAA
- a CDS encoding class I SAM-dependent methyltransferase, translated as MGNPKVSVVITGFEARFYDEILDLITLFQYGRFIRNLLYNYTHIERGYRVAELGVGNGRNAIILSDRVGEDGRIVGFDISDDMLKKARRKTSGKKNIEIVKHDIRESFTPEYRQYFDVALIVLAFHGFTPGDRGRIFENVRSILKEGGKFYIFDYNQMDFSRAPWYFKILIDKFECPLAEEFLGYDLEGEARKHGFTLTGKHEFVKKLFQYAEFTLSSDD; from the coding sequence ATGGGTAATCCGAAGGTCAGCGTTGTTATAACTGGATTTGAGGCAAGGTTCTACGATGAGATCCTGGATTTGATAACCCTATTTCAGTACGGAAGATTCATTCGCAATTTGCTATACAATTATACCCATATTGAGAGGGGCTACAGGGTTGCAGAGTTGGGGGTTGGTAACGGAAGAAACGCGATAATACTCAGCGATAGGGTTGGGGAGGATGGAAGAATTGTTGGATTTGATATATCGGATGATATGCTGAAGAAGGCGCGGAGGAAAACTTCCGGAAAGAAGAACATTGAAATTGTAAAACACGATATTCGTGAGAGTTTCACCCCTGAGTACCGGCAGTATTTTGATGTGGCACTGATAGTTCTTGCGTTCCATGGATTCACCCCGGGGGATAGAGGTAGAATATTTGAAAATGTGAGGAGCATACTGAAAGAGGGTGGTAAATTCTACATTTTTGATTACAACCAGATGGATTTTAGTAGGGCACCTTGGTACTTCAAGATTCTCATTGACAAATTTGAATGCCCCCTGGCTGAGGAATTTCTGGGTTACGATCTTGAGGGTGAGGCGAGAAAACACGGATTCACGCTCACCGGGAAACACGAGTTTGTGAAAAAACTCTTCCAGTATGCTGAATTCACTTTATCTTCTGATGACTAA
- the rnhB gene encoding ribonuclease HII codes for MSCGVDEAGRGPVIGPMVVAGVCASRDALIGLGVKDSKKLSPKRREKLAKEIRKIASQIIVLVVEPEEIDSLRREMTLNDIEVELFARIISKMNDEVVYVDAADVDEERFAREIALKVRKDVNIISKHKADLLYPEVSAASIIAKVERDRIIEELKKKMGDFGSGYPADRRTKEYLEEYFNEHGDLPPNVRRSWKSARRFLNKKRQSNLGDFS; via the coding sequence ATGAGCTGTGGAGTGGATGAGGCGGGCAGGGGACCCGTGATAGGACCCATGGTTGTAGCCGGAGTTTGTGCATCACGCGATGCCCTCATAGGCCTCGGAGTTAAGGATTCAAAGAAGCTAAGCCCAAAGAGGAGGGAGAAACTTGCCAAGGAGATAAGAAAAATTGCCTCCCAGATCATTGTGCTCGTTGTTGAGCCCGAGGAAATTGATTCCCTTCGTAGAGAGATGACCCTAAACGATATAGAGGTTGAACTCTTTGCCAGAATAATCTCAAAAATGAACGATGAGGTGGTGTACGTGGATGCAGCAGACGTTGACGAAGAGCGTTTTGCTAGGGAGATCGCCCTGAAGGTCAGAAAGGATGTGAATATAATCTCAAAGCACAAGGCAGACTTGCTCTATCCCGAGGTCAGTGCCGCTTCCATAATAGCCAAGGTTGAAAGAGACAGGATAATTGAAGAACTTAAAAAGAAGATGGGAGACTTCGGCTCTGGCTACCCGGCTGACAGAAGAACAAAGGAATATCTGGAAGAGTATTTCAACGAGCATGGTGATCTGCCCCCCAATGTGCGCCGCTCGTGGAAGAGTGCAAGGAGATTTTTGAATAAAAAGAGGCAGAGTAATCTGGGTGATTTCAGTTGA
- a CDS encoding sulfide-dependent adenosine diphosphate thiazole synthase: MLDEVEITKKIVESYMQDLLSYTSVDVAIVGAGPSGLTAAYYLAKSGMKVAIFDRKLSIGGGMWGGGMMFNKIVVQEDARHILDDFSINYERMGEYYVADSVHSVTALTYHATRAGAKIFNLIGAEDVIIKNNRVSGLVINWSVIGDLPIDPLSVYARYVVDATGHESEVVKTLVRKNNIKLNTPSGEIEGEHSMDAEIAERAVVENTKEIYPGIFVAGMAANAVFGSPRMGPIFGGMLLSGKKVAEEIIRRLQ, translated from the coding sequence ATGCTTGATGAGGTTGAAATCACAAAGAAAATTGTAGAATCATACATGCAAGATTTGCTCTCATACACATCGGTGGATGTTGCGATAGTGGGTGCAGGCCCCTCTGGACTGACCGCCGCATACTATCTTGCAAAATCAGGAATGAAGGTTGCAATTTTTGACAGGAAGTTGAGCATCGGTGGCGGAATGTGGGGCGGAGGTATGATGTTCAACAAGATAGTTGTTCAGGAGGATGCCAGGCACATACTGGACGATTTCAGTATAAATTACGAAAGGATGGGTGAGTACTATGTGGCGGATTCTGTGCACTCCGTTACGGCCCTTACCTATCATGCAACAAGGGCTGGGGCAAAGATATTCAATTTAATAGGTGCAGAGGATGTGATAATAAAGAACAATCGCGTATCCGGACTTGTTATAAATTGGAGCGTTATTGGAGATTTGCCAATAGATCCTCTGTCCGTTTATGCCAGATATGTTGTTGACGCCACGGGTCATGAGAGTGAAGTTGTCAAAACCCTTGTCAGGAAAAACAACATAAAGCTGAATACTCCCTCGGGTGAGATTGAAGGTGAACACAGTATGGACGCGGAAATTGCAGAACGTGCTGTAGTGGAAAACACCAAGGAGATATATCCTGGAATTTTCGTTGCGGGTATGGCTGCCAATGCCGTGTTTGGCTCACCCAGAATGGGTCCAATATTTGGAGGTATGCTTCTGAGCGGAAAGAAGGTGGCGGAGGAGATAATCAGGAGGTTACAGTAA
- a CDS encoding DUF973 family protein, with product MLSAESKERKALHYFSLSFLINFIFGIVGWIVSFTTIGFVLFSPMPPNQPVHIFSPSSFIPILIVNGIGVILSIYYLWHGFDLMEKILPDISLGKTGSILLIFSIFVYPSLLSVFIIGPAFPDPLGPIMVLFFIAGTLGVVGLIGFIMVLIGIYRIGDHYNSTIIKVGAILMIFIGIVGAILLFIGFKDLENNPRGKKAIVLPPPPPW from the coding sequence ATGTTATCCGCTGAGAGTAAGGAAAGGAAAGCGTTGCATTATTTCTCCCTATCTTTTTTGATAAACTTTATTTTTGGGATTGTTGGATGGATTGTATCCTTCACGACAATTGGCTTCGTGCTCTTCTCCCCGATGCCTCCGAATCAACCGGTTCACATTTTCTCTCCCTCATCTTTTATACCCATTCTAATCGTTAATGGAATAGGAGTGATCCTCTCCATCTATTATCTCTGGCACGGTTTTGATTTGATGGAGAAAATCCTGCCAGACATATCTCTTGGAAAAACAGGGTCCATTTTGCTAATTTTTTCAATATTCGTTTATCCTTCTTTACTTTCGGTCTTTATCATCGGCCCAGCATTTCCCGATCCCCTTGGTCCAATAATGGTACTATTCTTCATCGCGGGCACCCTGGGGGTTGTTGGGCTGATAGGGTTCATAATGGTTCTCATAGGTATTTATCGTATAGGCGATCATTACAACAGCACGATCATAAAGGTCGGTGCGATACTGATGATATTCATAGGTATTGTGGGAGCTATTCTTCTCTTCATAGGATTCAAGGATCTTGAAAACAACCCGCGTGGAAAGAAAGCCATAGTTCTTCCACCCCCACCTCCATGGTGA
- a CDS encoding NAD(P)/FAD-dependent oxidoreductase: MIVIIGLGTGGIYAARWISRFNRKEEITIIERRSYETYSPCSIPLVVEGAIDVKEIIHPFPRTPRINLLLEHEVVEIDPEKKKVLYRKVGYGKVREIKYEKLIYGAGARPAVPPIPGVDKEGVFTVRTVEDALAIKEWIKGCKRALVIGAGAIGMEMAYALRKRGFEVTIVEMLEHPFPRALDEDMANIVKERLGSMGIECHCSSRVERITGGDKVEGAIVNGEPVEADMVILSVGVRPNTELLRGKVKMDDRGYVLVNERMQTSDPDIYAVGDCVRTPYGILQLATIAAREGIVAGINAAGGNAIYTKHTGAFVSAMGNFEVACVGGRSEIYGRGHSTVTPYSKHDVYVKIFSDKQGNIVGAQAVGYQASKKIDIVSALMRGGGKIWDLAFMEHAYCPASAHLYDVINIAANNAMRRIKIEKYEV, encoded by the coding sequence ATGATAGTGATAATTGGATTGGGTACTGGAGGAATTTACGCTGCAAGGTGGATCAGCAGATTCAACAGAAAAGAGGAAATAACAATAATTGAGAGGAGAAGTTACGAGACTTACTCACCATGCTCCATACCTCTTGTGGTTGAGGGTGCCATAGACGTTAAGGAAATAATTCATCCATTTCCACGAACTCCCCGCATAAATCTGCTTCTTGAGCATGAAGTAGTGGAGATAGACCCTGAAAAAAAGAAGGTGCTTTACAGGAAGGTGGGATATGGGAAAGTAAGGGAAATCAAGTATGAAAAGCTCATCTACGGAGCGGGTGCTCGTCCGGCTGTACCACCAATTCCCGGTGTGGATAAAGAGGGAGTTTTCACTGTGCGCACGGTTGAAGATGCCCTTGCCATAAAGGAGTGGATAAAGGGATGTAAAAGGGCCCTTGTTATAGGTGCCGGGGCCATTGGGATGGAGATGGCCTATGCGCTGAGAAAGAGAGGCTTTGAAGTGACTATTGTGGAAATGCTTGAGCATCCGTTTCCCAGGGCCTTGGATGAGGATATGGCCAATATAGTTAAGGAGCGTCTTGGGTCCATGGGCATAGAGTGCCATTGCAGTAGCAGGGTTGAGAGGATAACGGGAGGGGATAAGGTTGAGGGTGCAATTGTGAATGGAGAGCCTGTTGAGGCAGATATGGTCATACTGAGTGTGGGTGTGAGACCCAACACTGAACTTCTGCGTGGTAAGGTTAAAATGGACGATAGAGGCTATGTGCTTGTAAATGAGAGAATGCAAACATCAGATCCAGATATATACGCGGTGGGTGATTGCGTTCGCACCCCCTATGGGATTCTGCAACTTGCAACAATTGCTGCCCGTGAGGGAATAGTGGCGGGCATAAATGCTGCTGGGGGAAACGCCATATACACCAAGCACACGGGGGCATTTGTATCGGCCATGGGAAATTTTGAAGTGGCCTGCGTTGGTGGAAGAAGTGAAATATATGGAAGGGGGCACTCAACAGTGACACCGTATTCAAAACATGACGTTTATGTGAAGATATTCTCTGATAAGCAGGGAAACATTGTGGGTGCTCAGGCAGTTGGGTATCAAGCATCCAAGAAAATAGATATTGTATCCGCCCTTATGCGTGGAGGTGGGAAAATATGGGATCTGGCATTCATGGAGCATGCCTACTGTCCTGCATCTGCCCATCTCTACGACGTGATAAACATCGCTGCAAACAACGCAATGAGGAGAATAAAAATTGAAAAGTACGAGGTTTAA
- the ftsZ gene encoding cell division protein FtsZ yields the protein MKSLIKEALARAEVKATEPQGIVIESQEDKELEEVLKSLRTNIKIVGCGGGGSNTISRIMEEGIYGNVELIAANTDAQHLLITKAHRKVLLGKRATRGLGAGALPQMGMEAAREAEDKIRELLQGADMVFITCGLGGGTGTGSAPVVAQIAKELGALTIAICSLPFKAEGKMRAENAEWGLDKLRETADTVITIPNDRLLELVPRLPLNQAFKFADEVLMRAIKGLTEMITKPGLVNLDFNDLKTVMKGGGVAMIGLGESEGAGEERALEALEDAINSPLLEVDISTATGVLVNVVGSADMTISEAERAVEELHKKVAKNARIIWGCAIDPTYERRISVLVVATGVKSKQILGKVTEEELKAQYGVDVIR from the coding sequence ATGAAGTCTCTCATTAAGGAAGCATTGGCCCGTGCAGAAGTGAAGGCCACGGAACCTCAGGGAATTGTTATAGAATCTCAGGAGGATAAAGAGTTAGAGGAAGTGCTCAAGAGTTTGAGGACAAATATCAAGATTGTCGGCTGCGGAGGCGGAGGGAGCAATACAATAAGCCGCATAATGGAAGAGGGTATATATGGAAACGTTGAACTGATCGCTGCGAATACGGATGCCCAGCATCTTCTCATAACAAAGGCCCACAGAAAGGTGCTTCTTGGAAAGAGGGCCACCAGGGGGCTTGGAGCGGGTGCTTTACCCCAGATGGGCATGGAGGCCGCCAGGGAGGCTGAGGATAAGATACGAGAACTCCTCCAGGGTGCAGACATGGTTTTCATAACCTGCGGCCTGGGCGGAGGAACGGGTACTGGAAGCGCCCCAGTTGTGGCACAGATTGCAAAGGAACTCGGGGCCCTTACCATTGCAATATGTTCCCTACCTTTCAAGGCAGAAGGCAAGATGAGGGCCGAGAATGCAGAATGGGGTCTTGACAAATTGAGGGAAACTGCAGATACTGTTATAACGATTCCAAACGATAGGTTGCTGGAACTCGTGCCTAGATTGCCGCTCAATCAGGCTTTTAAATTTGCGGATGAGGTTCTCATGCGTGCCATAAAGGGATTAACCGAGATGATAACCAAGCCAGGTCTGGTGAATCTGGACTTCAACGATCTCAAGACCGTAATGAAGGGTGGCGGTGTTGCAATGATCGGACTCGGAGAGAGTGAGGGTGCAGGAGAGGAGCGTGCCCTTGAAGCTCTTGAGGATGCCATCAATTCTCCACTTCTTGAGGTTGATATATCAACTGCCACAGGTGTGCTTGTGAATGTTGTGGGCAGTGCAGATATGACAATAAGCGAGGCAGAGCGTGCGGTGGAGGAACTGCATAAGAAGGTGGCAAAGAACGCCCGTATTATCTGGGGATGTGCCATTGATCCCACGTATGAGCGGCGCATCTCGGTGCTTGTGGTTGCCACAGGGGTAAAGAGCAAACAGATTCTGGGTAAGGTCACCGAAGAAGAACTCAAGGCGCAGTACGGTGTAGATGTTATCCGCTGA